Proteins found in one Perca fluviatilis chromosome 9, GENO_Pfluv_1.0, whole genome shotgun sequence genomic segment:
- the ptger3 gene encoding prostaglandin E2 receptor EP3 subtype isoform X1: MMTTDSCDFLEGLQTKIGKMLDLNVSKSLREDNATKNSSCGYVSVGFPISMMITGIVGNSLALILVYISYKKKENKRKKSFLLCIGSLAFTDLFGQLLTSPIVISVYRADRKWERIDSSGKLCAFFGVCMTTFGLCSLFLASAMAIERAMAITNPHWYSNHMKTSVTKQTLAVVWCLVLLFALLPIAGVGEYTRQWPDTWCFISTGDRKVPGNMFFAITFAVLGIFSLLVTLSCNVVTIRGLIMRCKTKSGTSQSSKQWERLTTETVIQLLGIMCVLLICWSPLLVLMLRMISNQVSSHDCNSAAVTSNHTSTRDVQLDCNFFLTAIRLASLNQILDPWVYLLFREILLRKFCIMANAVSNCSIEEQKETQTALDALNKQNQDGNNLHKPQCS, encoded by the exons ATGATGACTACGGACAGTTGTGATTTTCTGGAGGGCTTGCAAACCAAAATTGGAAAGATGCTGGACTTGAACGTCTCCAAGTCATTGCGCGAAGACAATGCCACCAAAAATTCCAGTTGTGGATATGTATCAGTTGGTTTTCCTATATCCATGATGATCACGGGCATAGTGGGCAACTCATTAGCTCTTATTCTGGTGTATATCTCTTacaaaaagaaggaaaataaaaggaaaaaatcGTTCTTGCTTTGCATCGGGTCGCTGGCGTTTACTGACCTGTTTGGACAGCTTTTGACAAGTCCCATAGTGATATCAGTTTACCGAGCTGATCGGAAATGGGAGCGTATAGATTCATCGGGCAAATTGTGCGCTTTTTTCGGTGTGTGCATGACAACGTTTGGCCTGTGCTCTCTCTTCTTGGCCAGCGCCATGGCAATTGAAAGGGCTATGGCGATAACAAATCCCCACTGGTACTCCAACCACATGAAGACAAGTGTGACAAAGCAGACTTTGGCTGTCGTATGGTGTCTTGTTTTGCTCTTTGCGCTGCTGCCCATTGCCGGGGTCGGGGAATACACACGCCAGTGGCCGGACACCTGGTGCTTTATCAGCACGGGGGACAGGAAAGTCCCGGGCAATATGTTTTTTGCCATCACTTTCGCTGTACTAGGGATTTTCTCTCTGCTTGTTACACTTTCTTGCAATGTAGTGACGATCCGGGGCTTAATAATGCGGTGTAAAACAAAGTCTGGCACGTCTCAGTCTTCAAAGCAGTGGGAACGGCTCACCACGGAGACCGTCATTCAGCTGTTAGGGATTATGTGCGTTCTCCTTATATGCTGGTCTCCTCTGCTG GTGCTGATGCTGAGGATGATCTCCAATCAGGTATCCTCCCACGACTGCAATTCAGCAGCAGTGACCTCCAATCACACCTCTACCCGGGACGTCCAGTTAGACTGTAACTTTTTTCTAACAGCGATCCGCTTGGCCTCCCTCAACCAGATCCTGGACCCATGGGTCTATCTGCTCTTCAGGGAGATCCTCCTCCGCAAGTTCTGCATCATGGCGAACGCAGTGTCCAACTGCTCCATAGAGGAACAGAAGGAGACCCAGACGGCATTGGATGCCCTTAACAAGCAGAACCAAGATGGCAACAACCTTCATAAACCACAATGTAGCTAA
- the ptger3 gene encoding prostaglandin E2 receptor EP3 subtype isoform X2, producing MMTTDSCDFLEGLQTKIGKMLDLNVSKSLREDNATKNSSCGYVSVGFPISMMITGIVGNSLALILVYISYKKKENKRKKSFLLCIGSLAFTDLFGQLLTSPIVISVYRADRKWERIDSSGKLCAFFGVCMTTFGLCSLFLASAMAIERAMAITNPHWYSNHMKTSVTKQTLAVVWCLVLLFALLPIAGVGEYTRQWPDTWCFISTGDRKVPGNMFFAITFAVLGIFSLLVTLSCNVVTIRGLIMRCKTKSGTSQSSKQWERLTTETVIQLLGIMCVLLICWSPLLGSERKQEQTLHTSHFSVFLNHSLSADAEDDLQSGILPRLQFSSSDLQSHLYPGRPVRL from the exons ATGATGACTACGGACAGTTGTGATTTTCTGGAGGGCTTGCAAACCAAAATTGGAAAGATGCTGGACTTGAACGTCTCCAAGTCATTGCGCGAAGACAATGCCACCAAAAATTCCAGTTGTGGATATGTATCAGTTGGTTTTCCTATATCCATGATGATCACGGGCATAGTGGGCAACTCATTAGCTCTTATTCTGGTGTATATCTCTTacaaaaagaaggaaaataaaaggaaaaaatcGTTCTTGCTTTGCATCGGGTCGCTGGCGTTTACTGACCTGTTTGGACAGCTTTTGACAAGTCCCATAGTGATATCAGTTTACCGAGCTGATCGGAAATGGGAGCGTATAGATTCATCGGGCAAATTGTGCGCTTTTTTCGGTGTGTGCATGACAACGTTTGGCCTGTGCTCTCTCTTCTTGGCCAGCGCCATGGCAATTGAAAGGGCTATGGCGATAACAAATCCCCACTGGTACTCCAACCACATGAAGACAAGTGTGACAAAGCAGACTTTGGCTGTCGTATGGTGTCTTGTTTTGCTCTTTGCGCTGCTGCCCATTGCCGGGGTCGGGGAATACACACGCCAGTGGCCGGACACCTGGTGCTTTATCAGCACGGGGGACAGGAAAGTCCCGGGCAATATGTTTTTTGCCATCACTTTCGCTGTACTAGGGATTTTCTCTCTGCTTGTTACACTTTCTTGCAATGTAGTGACGATCCGGGGCTTAATAATGCGGTGTAAAACAAAGTCTGGCACGTCTCAGTCTTCAAAGCAGTGGGAACGGCTCACCACGGAGACCGTCATTCAGCTGTTAGGGATTATGTGCGTTCTCCTTATATGCTGGTCTCCTCTGCTG GGCAGCGAAAGGAAGCAAGAACAGACGCTGCACACATCACACTTCTCTGTCTTCCTCAATCACTCATTAA GTGCTGATGCTGAGGATGATCTCCAATCAGGTATCCTCCCACGACTGCAATTCAGCAGCAGTGACCTCCAATCACACCTCTACCCGGGACGTCCAGTTAGACTGTAA
- the zranb2 gene encoding zinc finger Ran-binding domain-containing protein 2, which yields MSGKSFRVSDGDWICPDKKCGNVNFARRTSCNRCGREKTTEAKMMKAGGTEIGKTLAEKSRGLFSANDWQCKTCGNVNWARRSECNMCNTPKYAKLEERTGYGGGFNERENVEYIEREESDGEYDEFGRKKKKFRGRSNSTPSSKETEKKEVAKGEDEEDEEDEEEGDLSKYKLDDDDDNDDDEEDDEGDLSKYNLDASDDEDKPAKKKGSQSGSSRSSSRSSSSSSRSRSRSRSRSSSSSRSGSRSRSHSRSSSKSGKGSSPRKRSRSPSSSPERGQKRSRSRSSSGERKRRRSRSRSSERRRGQSSGSSHSDSSSKKK from the exons ATGTCGGGGAAGAGTTTTCGAGTTAGCGACGGGGACTGGATTTGTCCTGATAAAAA GTGTGGAAACGTGAACTTTGCTAGAAGAACTAGTTGTAACAGATGTGGGCGGG AGAAAACCACAGAGGCAAAGATGATGAAAGCTGGAGGAACAGAGATTGGGAAAACTCTGGCTGAGAAGAGCAGAGGCCTCTTCAGTGCAAATGATTGGCAATGCAAAAC ATGCGGCAATGTCAATTGGGCAAGGAGGTCAGAGTGCAACATGTGTAACACACCGAAATATGCCAAGCTTGAAGAGAGAACAG GTTATGGTGGAGGTTTCAATGAAAGGGAGAATGTGGAATACATTGAACGGGAGGAATCTGATGGTGAATATGATGAA TTTggtaggaaaaagaaaaagttccGTGGAAGGAGCAATAGCACACCTTCCTCAAAAGAAACTGAAAAGAAAGAAGTAGCAAAAGGTGAAGAtgaggaagatgaagaagatgaggaagagggtGACCTTTCCAAATACAAATTGGAT gatgatgatgataatgatgatgatgaagaagatGACGAGGGTGACCTGTCGAAGTACAACCTGGACGCCAGTGATGATGAGGACAAGCCAGCTAAGAAAAAGGGCAGCCAGTCGGGTTCGTCCCGTTCATCCTCGCGGTCCTCCAGTTCCAGTTCACGGTCGAGGTCCAG gTCCCGCTCTAGAAGCTCATCCAGTTCCAGGTCTGGATCTCGCTCGAGGTCCCATTCCAG ATCCAGTTCCAAGTCTGGAAAGGGCTCCTCTCCCCGGAAGAGGTCCCGCTCACCCTCCTCCTCACCTGAGAGGGGACAGAAGCGCAGTCGCTCCAGGTCCTCATCTGGAGAGAGAAAGCGGAGGCGTTCTAGATCACGTTCGTCCGAAAG GCGCCGCGGCCAGTCCTCCGGATCCTCCCATTCTGACTCCAGTTCAAAAAAGAAATAA